A window of Cottoperca gobio chromosome 16, fCotGob3.1, whole genome shotgun sequence contains these coding sequences:
- the LOC115021539 gene encoding histone-lysine N-methyltransferase ASH1L-like: protein MDQRVKGGTPTTTNSTLDPTSASEDCDVVEKKRRSEGDNADVGEKEEEKRGAGKKREGDKGAVLELLIEERCGSAGQQQLQISGRETSCPEGNVRLRIGLQAKRTKKPPKILESYVCKPTFRTYQRQARGGLPRRDGEGEQHNKISSTPDEATRDQCSGLVAVQTTSKQTASAASPPLATSSLSSSSSSSASQPLSTTATKTAPVPAIIDQGTKSAKQVPIKLADKTEVNLNGSSERVKKEKLSNVNGQPVSAAHKPCSPTIDQTVTPSTACIQAPSASETRNEGKTSKKHNGLKGLSNGKGSVDILGTSTGKVGKHGSSSSTDPPIKPPASISSNKELSLSNKSRPDSPSSSLVTPKPQSSPTVDLSSTQSQDQDPSLEKKKDKEKKAKKDKRRDKKSKRDRLEAERAKGEIRKEEGKKKKKEKKKDGKSRHGKEKDERHRTDNMWRDELKIERGKAEKKKDKLSPDRQRTEDTKCGESIDSCKLDKTFKVVNPDRPDEINKTDDGCKPVERAEPATGDTGKSKEQDVSRHSTVPASHPSSSAPPSLPTPSARAPVSPPCSPQEQDSRPLKKRKARRPSWTKLVHRAQRAENQEAPSDSQHNSLLSFPQNPKTSLPAKVTDESRPSPSSPLTSSCSPLSSAIKPPSPKQSHPTSDPSPPASRCPITPARKRGRPKSHSSSLDEPPPKLSPNAIPTEVPLLGCDVVQKAPVLEPSPKLQYAAQSKSSPKKRGRPPKQPLPEDQIGDALNRRSKDFQPPEKGNRQLKIRRLINEMKKRKKRRLHKIMLSGYVGKEGRGGQAADGETSLGICKSIEATTVQTLSALSSSFGSKLGPQINVSKRGTIYMGKRRGRKPKSQTAYLNSNSQSATQSSLFTNPSETSLFSSNQPQPPPSHPFPSPSLTHSSGAQSPYSEGSLTEPTSSLLFPHPFSLPSPSSSCTSPRPPSSSSLSPFVKKSCPCQGRHHFPFHQSSCKLSCPTPPLHHTPGSPGHLKEATPSPRSESHSEETLPSDSGIGTDNNSVSERAEMRGVRGMFRLGQGSGVILGGQKHLSSLVERPSPVSSPLSLMPRHTNPITNSATLERHRDRHRHRRRDYDCSSACTCLCPCPCPGTQQVHSFGLLPLPWAQCTEETEK from the exons ATGGACCAGAGAGTGAAGGGGGGAACCCCTACAACCACAAACTCCACTCTGGACCCCACATCTGCATCTGAAGACTGTGACGTGgtagagaaaaagaggaggagtgAGGGGGATAATGCAGATGttggggagaaggaggaggagaagagaggagcaggaaaaaagagagaaggagacaaggGGGCAGTGCTGGAGTTGCTCATCGAGGAGCGCTGTGGAAGTGCAGGGCAGCAACAGCTTCAGATCTCTGGCAGAGAGACCAGTTGCCCCGAGGGGAATGTACGACTCCGGATTGGACTCCAGGCCAAACGCACCAAGAAACCGCCGAAGATCTTGGAGAGCTACGTCTGCAAGCCCACATTTAGGACCTATCAGAGGCAAGCCAGGGGGGGACTGCCAAGGCGGGATGGAGAAGGAGAACAGCATAACAAAATCAGCTCTACTCCAGACGAGGCCACCAGAGATCAATGCTCAGGCTTGGTTGCTGTCCAGACCACGTCCAAACAAACTGCATCTGCTGCCTCACCACCACTTGcaacatcatcattatcatcgtcatcatcatcttcGGCATCGCAGCCACTGTCTACCACAGCCACCAAGACAGCCCCAGTCCCTGCCATAATCGACCAAGGAACCAAGTCTGCCAAACAG GTTCCTATCAAACTGGCCGATAAGACAGAGGTGAATTTAAATGGTTCATCTGAGAGAGTGAAGAAAGAGAAGCTTTCTAATGTCAATGGGCAGCCTGTCTCTGCAGCACACAAACCCTGCTCGCCTACAATAGACCAGACAGTTACTCCTTCTACCGCATGCATCCAAGCCCCATCTGCATCGGAAACCAGGAATGAAGGGAAGACCTCCAAGAAACATAATGGTTTGAAGGGACTATCTAATGGGAAAGGCTCTGTCGACATCCTTGGCACTTCCACCGGCAAAGTTGGAAAACACGGCAGTTCCTCCTCCACGGACCCTCCGATAAAACCTCCAGCCTCCATTAGCTCCAATAAAGAACTCAGCCTGTCCAATAAGAGTAGGCCAgactctccttcctcttctttagTCACCCCTAAACCACAGTCTTCCCCCACTGTGGATCTCTCTTCTACCCAATCCCAAGATCAGGATCCCtctctggagaaaaagaaagacaaagagaaaaaagcaaagaaagacaaACGGAGAGACAAAAAATCAAAGCGAGATAGATTAGAGGCTGAAAGAGCAAAGGGTGAGATCAGAAAGGAGGaaggcaagaagaagaaaaaggagaaaaagaaggatgGGAAATCAAGGCATGGTAAAGAAAAGGATGAAAGACATAGGACTGATAATATGTGGAGGGACGAGTTAAAGATTGAAAGAGGAAAGgctgagaaaaaaaaggataagCTTAGCCCAGACAGACAAAGAACAGAGGATACTAAATGTGGTGAATCAATTGATAGTTGTAAACTAGATAAAACCTTTAAGGTAGTGAATCCAGACAGACCAGATGAGATAAACAAGACTGATGACGGTTGCAAGCCAGTTGAACGAGCTGAGCCAGCAACAGGTGACACCGGTAAATCAAAAGAACAAGATGTCTCAAGACATTCAACTGTGCCTGCAAGCCacccctcttcttctgctcctccctctctgcccacTCCTTCTGCCCGTGCCCCTGTTTCTCCCCCTTGTTCCCCCCAAGAGCAAGACAGCCGTCCTCTTAAAAAACGTAAAGCCAGACGGCCCAGCTGGACGAAGCTGGTGCACCGGGCTCAGAGAGCGGAAAATCAGGAAGCCCCTTCAGATTCCCAACATAATTCTCTACTAAGTTTCCCCCAGAACCCTAAGACGTCCCTTCCTGCCAAGGTCACTGATGAGTCACGACCATCTCCCTCTAGCCCCCTAACCAGCAGctgctcccctctctcttctgcaATCAAACCTCCATCCCCAAAGCAGAGTCACCCCACATCAGACCCGAGCCCCCCTGCTTCCAGATGCCCAATAACCCCTGCCCGAAAAAGGGGCCGCCCTAAATCCCACAGCTCTAGCTTAGATGAACCTCCCCCTAAACTTTCACCAAACGCTATCCCGACAGAGGTGCCTCTTCTGGGCTGTGACGTAGTTCAGAAAGCCCCTGTGCTGGAGCCAAGTCCAAAACTGCAGTATGCCGCTCAGTCTAAATCCAGCCCCAAGAAGCGTGGCCGACCTCCCAAACAACCCCTTCCAGAGGATCAGATTGGAGATGCACTGAATCGCAGGAGTAAAGATTTTCAACCTCCTGAAAAGGGGAACAGGCAGCTAAAGATCAGGAGGCTGATTAAtgagatgaagaaaagaaagaagaggagactTCACAAGATAATGCTTTCTGGGTATGTAGGAAAGGAGGGAAGGGGAGGCCAGGCAGCAGATGGCGAGACCTCTCTGGGAATTTGTAAATCGATTGAAGCTACAACAGTACAAACGCTCTCAGCACTGTCCTCCTCTTTTGGGAGTAAGCTGGGCCCTCAGATCAATGTTAGCAAGAGAGGTACCATCTACATGGGCAAGAGGCGAGGACGCAAGCCCAAATCCCAAACAGCTTATCTTAACTCCAACTCCCAGAGCGCTACTCAGTCATCCCTGTTTACCAATCCCTCTGAAacatctctcttttcctctaACCAACCCCAGCCTCCACCCTCTCACCCATTTCCCTCCCCATCTCTCACCCACTCCAGTGGGGCCCAAAGCCCTTATAGTGAAGGCAGCCTCACAGAACCAACATCTTCCCTACTTTTTCCTCAccccttctccctcccttccccATCATCCTCCTGTACCTCCCCtcgtcctccctcctcctcatccctctctccctttgtgAAAAAGAGTTGTCCGTGCCAGGGAAGGCATCACTTCCCCTTTCACCAGTCTTCATGTAAGCTCTCCTGTCCCACCCCTCCACTGCATCACACACCTGGCTCTCCCGGCCACCTAAAAGAGGCCACCCCCTCCCCCAGGAGTGAGTCACACAGTGAGGAGACGCTGCCTAGCGATAGTGGGATTGGAACAGATAACAACAGTGTTTCTGAGCGAGCAGAGATGAGGGGAGTTCGAGGCATGTTTAGGTTGGGTCAGGGGTCAGGAGTTATTCTGGGGGGTCAAAagcacctctcctctcttgtggAACgtccctctcctgtctcttcaCCCCTCTCTCTAATGCCGAGACACACAAACCCCATCACCAACTCAGCTACTCTGGAgaggcacagagacagacacaggcacaGGCGGAGGGATTACGACTGTTCCTCTGCCTGTACTTGCTTGTGCCCGTGCCCCTGCCCAGGGACACAACAAGTGCACTCATTCGGACTATTACCCTTGCCTTGGGCACAATGCactgaagagacagaaaaataa
- the LOC115021541 gene encoding histone-lysine N-methyltransferase ASH1L-like isoform X2: protein MASIRLTLHLTLLILPSPPSLSTPASQCIATGRQTAGNIGCSPKFQETIENMGFYSGYPPATTLYHHLPSSYPLPSPHQYAPHQPHHAHFLLNPARFHKRRSRLLREGALGGEVEGDIGGSSGGGPHLSSGFTSSLSCGCGRSEHKHKHKHRHRHCERDMDEEEELHEDEEEDRMEREGLASSKPRSGFILGQGERGRKGARGMGSAAAATSSSSAERYKHTSLTSLGLGSSHLSSFGGSWGGLGQSWTKFGVLGGFGNSSPSWRGFTGEQHTGKLIASDGEDEDGEDESHLYSTFPSPTHTNLFTSAAMATGGRGLNSGLACRGPGSGDRSWRRDEPAWTERRGTGLQGDSRSRAQHKSVPTLDSMAGGKKRRPGRPRKNPLPSTVSSPTHISASPSMSSTDHLPGHNRDGREVGGRKEERGPERDRGGDTVQQVTELELQARRKRGRKRKHGDSPCHQSVAEDKPECDTPPECFSQSDVDQAPSQPVIIQREERADEPPRKKFLRAGLYSDDYKTTDPPSQAQQLCRESMEDTPGEREYSLLPAPINVGKYLRLKRIHFQLPYDVMWLWQNDELQSQPAVPLKRKRRYCRLKMRTSSSHQTAEESSSDISSLFPHLDLEPLTSGERSFVVKHHVFLMRNWELVRDRQIRLRIQRERDAEGEESDSQHLSCDGANGDDSHIKSGP, encoded by the exons ATGGCTTCTATTCGCCTCACCCTTCATCTTACTCTGCTAATCCTTCCTTCTCCCCCCAGCCTTTCTACCCCTGCCAGCCAGTGCATTGCAACAGGAAGACAGACCGCAGGCAATATAGGCTGCTCACCAAAGTTCCAGGAGACCATCGAAAATATGGGCTTTTACAGCGGCTATCCACCAGCCACAACACTTTACCATCACCTCCCCAGCTCCTATCCGCTTCCCTCTCCACACCAGTACGCCCCCCATCAGCCCCATCATGCCCACTTTCTCCTCAACCCAGCAAGATTCCACAAGCGGAGGAGCAGGTTGCTGAGGGAGGGAGCTTTAGGAGGAGAGGTTGAGGGAGATATAGGAGGAAGCAGTGGAGGAGGCCCACACCTCAGCTCAGGGTTCACATCCAGCCTCTCCTGTGGCTGTGGGAGgagtgaacacaaacacaaacataaacaccgTCACAGGCACTGTGAGCGAGAcatggatgaggaggaggagttacacgaggatgaggaggaagatagaatggagagagaggggttgGCCAGTTCAAAGCCAAGGTCAGGGTTCATTTTGGGGCAAGGAGAACGAGGAAGGAAAGGGGCAAGAGGAATGGGGtccgctgctgctgccacatCGTCATCCTCAGCAGAgaggtacaaacacacatctctCACCTCACTGGGGCTGGGTTCTTCTCACCTGTCTTCATTTGGGGGAAGCTGGGGCGGCCTAGGCCAGAGCTGGACGAAATTTGGGGTCCTGGGAGGCTTTGGAAATTCATCTCCCAGTTGGAGAGGCTTCACTGGAGAGCAACATACAGGAAAACTGATCGCATCAGACGGAGAGGACGAAGACGGAGAGGACGAGTCACACCTGTACAGCACTTTCCCGtccccaacacacaccaacCTGTTCACATCcgctgccatggcaacagggGGGAGGGGTCTGAATAGCGGATTGGCCTGTAGGGGTCCAGGAAGTGGAGACAGGTCATGGAGAAGAGATGAGCCAGcatggacagagaggagaggaacag GTTTACAAGGTGACTCAAGAAGCCGGGCCCAGCATAAAAGTGTGCCAACGCTAGACAGTATGGCaggggggaaaaagagaaggCCAGGACGGCCCAGAAAGAACCCACTGCCCTCCACAGTATCCTCCCCCACGCACATATCTGCATCTCCCTCCATGTCATCAACCGACCACTTGCCAGGACACAACAGAGATGGGAGAGAAGTgggagggagaaaagaagaacGAGGgccagagagagatagaggaggtGACACAGTGCAGCAGGTGACAGAGTTGGAGCTGCAGgccaggaggaagagaggacggAAGAGAAAACATGGTGACTCTCCTTGTCATCAGAG TGTCGCTGAGGATAAACCTGAGTGTGACACCCCCCCTGAATGTTTTAGCCAATCAGATGTTGACCAGGCTCCATCTCAACCAGTAATCAtccaaagagaggagagagcagacgAGCCTCCCAGGAAGAAGTTTCTGAGGGCGGGTCTTTACTCTGATGATTACAAAACTACAGA CCCGCCCTCCCAAGCCCAGCAGCTGTGCAGAGAGAGTATGGAAGACACTCCAGGGGAGCGTGAATATAGCCTTTTACCTGCTCCCATAAATGTTG GGAAGTACCTAAGGCTAAAGCGGATTCATTTCCAGTTACCTTATGATGTTATGTGGCTATGGCAGAATGATGAG CTTCAAAGCCAGCCTGCTGTTCCCCTGAAGAGGAAGCGCCGTTACT gCCGGCTGAAGATGAGGACTTCATCCTCTCATCAGACAGCG GAGGAGAGCTCTAGTGACATTTCCAGCTTGTTTCCTCACCTCGACCTGGAGCCTTTGACCAGCGGTGAGAG GAGCTTTGTGGTGAAACACCATGTCTTCCTCATGAGGAACTGGGAGCTTGTGAGAGACCGACAGATCCGACTGaggatacagagggagagagacgcagagggagaggagagtgacTCACAACATCTGTCCTGTGATGGAGCCAATGGGGACGACAGCCACATCAAGTCAGGTCCATga
- the LOC115021541 gene encoding histone-lysine N-methyltransferase ASH1L-like isoform X1, whose protein sequence is MASIRLTLHLTLLILPSPPSLSTPASQCIATGRQTAGNIGCSPKFQETIENMGFYSGYPPATTLYHHLPSSYPLPSPHQYAPHQPHHAHFLLNPARFHKRRSRLLREGALGGEVEGDIGGSSGGGPHLSSGFTSSLSCGCGRSEHKHKHKHRHRHCERDMDEEEELHEDEEEDRMEREGLASSKPRSGFILGQGERGRKGARGMGSAAAATSSSSAERYKHTSLTSLGLGSSHLSSFGGSWGGLGQSWTKFGVLGGFGNSSPSWRGFTGEQHTGKLIASDGEDEDGEDESHLYSTFPSPTHTNLFTSAAMATGGRGLNSGLACRGPGSGDRSWRRDEPAWTERRGTGLQGDSRSRAQHKSVPTLDSMAGGKKRRPGRPRKNPLPSTVSSPTHISASPSMSSTDHLPGHNRDGREVGGRKEERGPERDRGGDTVQQVTELELQARRKRGRKRKHGDSPCHQSVAEDKPECDTPPECFSQSDVDQAPSQPVIIQREERADEPPRKKFLRAGLYSDDYKTTDPPSQAQQLCRESMEDTPGEREYSLLPAPINVGKYLRLKRIHFQLPYDVMWLWQNDELQSQPAVPLKRKRRYCRLKMRTSSSHQTAEESSSDISSLFPHLDLEPLTSGERSFVVKHHVFLMRNWELVRDRQIRLRIQRERDAEGEESDSQHLSCDGANGDDSHIKSDQQAGMEGTVISSDPHHQSQDTSSSLTASPCPTKTQNRQQDEGEEEKRGEKEVCTREQRRKRLNDLLLTLQHS, encoded by the exons ATGGCTTCTATTCGCCTCACCCTTCATCTTACTCTGCTAATCCTTCCTTCTCCCCCCAGCCTTTCTACCCCTGCCAGCCAGTGCATTGCAACAGGAAGACAGACCGCAGGCAATATAGGCTGCTCACCAAAGTTCCAGGAGACCATCGAAAATATGGGCTTTTACAGCGGCTATCCACCAGCCACAACACTTTACCATCACCTCCCCAGCTCCTATCCGCTTCCCTCTCCACACCAGTACGCCCCCCATCAGCCCCATCATGCCCACTTTCTCCTCAACCCAGCAAGATTCCACAAGCGGAGGAGCAGGTTGCTGAGGGAGGGAGCTTTAGGAGGAGAGGTTGAGGGAGATATAGGAGGAAGCAGTGGAGGAGGCCCACACCTCAGCTCAGGGTTCACATCCAGCCTCTCCTGTGGCTGTGGGAGgagtgaacacaaacacaaacataaacaccgTCACAGGCACTGTGAGCGAGAcatggatgaggaggaggagttacacgaggatgaggaggaagatagaatggagagagaggggttgGCCAGTTCAAAGCCAAGGTCAGGGTTCATTTTGGGGCAAGGAGAACGAGGAAGGAAAGGGGCAAGAGGAATGGGGtccgctgctgctgccacatCGTCATCCTCAGCAGAgaggtacaaacacacatctctCACCTCACTGGGGCTGGGTTCTTCTCACCTGTCTTCATTTGGGGGAAGCTGGGGCGGCCTAGGCCAGAGCTGGACGAAATTTGGGGTCCTGGGAGGCTTTGGAAATTCATCTCCCAGTTGGAGAGGCTTCACTGGAGAGCAACATACAGGAAAACTGATCGCATCAGACGGAGAGGACGAAGACGGAGAGGACGAGTCACACCTGTACAGCACTTTCCCGtccccaacacacaccaacCTGTTCACATCcgctgccatggcaacagggGGGAGGGGTCTGAATAGCGGATTGGCCTGTAGGGGTCCAGGAAGTGGAGACAGGTCATGGAGAAGAGATGAGCCAGcatggacagagaggagaggaacag GTTTACAAGGTGACTCAAGAAGCCGGGCCCAGCATAAAAGTGTGCCAACGCTAGACAGTATGGCaggggggaaaaagagaaggCCAGGACGGCCCAGAAAGAACCCACTGCCCTCCACAGTATCCTCCCCCACGCACATATCTGCATCTCCCTCCATGTCATCAACCGACCACTTGCCAGGACACAACAGAGATGGGAGAGAAGTgggagggagaaaagaagaacGAGGgccagagagagatagaggaggtGACACAGTGCAGCAGGTGACAGAGTTGGAGCTGCAGgccaggaggaagagaggacggAAGAGAAAACATGGTGACTCTCCTTGTCATCAGAG TGTCGCTGAGGATAAACCTGAGTGTGACACCCCCCCTGAATGTTTTAGCCAATCAGATGTTGACCAGGCTCCATCTCAACCAGTAATCAtccaaagagaggagagagcagacgAGCCTCCCAGGAAGAAGTTTCTGAGGGCGGGTCTTTACTCTGATGATTACAAAACTACAGA CCCGCCCTCCCAAGCCCAGCAGCTGTGCAGAGAGAGTATGGAAGACACTCCAGGGGAGCGTGAATATAGCCTTTTACCTGCTCCCATAAATGTTG GGAAGTACCTAAGGCTAAAGCGGATTCATTTCCAGTTACCTTATGATGTTATGTGGCTATGGCAGAATGATGAG CTTCAAAGCCAGCCTGCTGTTCCCCTGAAGAGGAAGCGCCGTTACT gCCGGCTGAAGATGAGGACTTCATCCTCTCATCAGACAGCG GAGGAGAGCTCTAGTGACATTTCCAGCTTGTTTCCTCACCTCGACCTGGAGCCTTTGACCAGCGGTGAGAG GAGCTTTGTGGTGAAACACCATGTCTTCCTCATGAGGAACTGGGAGCTTGTGAGAGACCGACAGATCCGACTGaggatacagagggagagagacgcagagggagaggagagtgacTCACAACATCTGTCCTGTGATGGAGCCAATGGGGACGACAGCCACATCAAGTCAG ATCAGCAAGCGGGGATGGAGGGGACGGTTATCAGCAGTGACCCCCACCATCAGAGTCAGGACACCTCCAGCTCGCTCACTGCCAGCCCCTGT CCCACCAAAACCCAAAACAGACAACAggatgagggagaggaagaaaaacgaGGGGAAAAAGAGGTCTGCACCAGAGAACAGAGGAGGAAACGGCTGAATGATTTACTCTTGACCCTGCAGCATTCATAA